In bacterium, the sequence GCCGAGGTGGCGACCCTGCTGGGTGTCAGCGAAGGCACCATCAAGTCGCAGATGTTCCGTGCCCGGGCCCTGCTGCGGGCCATGTACAGCGAACCGGAGAGGCGTCGCCATGAAGCATGACCCGAACCATGGCCCGGCGGTAGGGGCCACCGCGCTCGACCGGCAGGTGAGCGCGCTGGCGGCCCGCCTGCGCGACGAAGGCGTGGCACCCGAGCGCGACCTGTGGCCGGACATTTCCCGCGCGCTGGATGCCGCCGGTGCCCCCGGTCGCGCTGTCGGCCGCCGGACCGCCGCCCGCAGCGGTTCCCTGTGGGCGGGAGCGGCCCTGGCCGCCTGCGTCATCGTGGCGGTGGGGGCGGGGCTGACCGGGGTGCGCCCGGGAAGTGAACCCGTTGCCCGGCTGCCCGAGGCGCCCACGGCCGGCGGCACCGCCGCGAACAGCGAAACAGCGCTGGCTCCGATGTCCGGACCGGTGGCCACGCGCCAGGGCCTGCGCGCTGTCGAAGCGGCCCTCGACGAATTGCAGGCCGCCCTGGCACAGGCGCCCGACGACCCCGATCTGTCCCGACTGGTCCTGATGATCCACCACTCGCGCGGTCGGCTGCTTCGCCTGCAGGCGGACGGCGGGACCCGGAACGCCCTGGGCGGCCGGACCTGAGACGCGTGCAACCGAGAAGGAGAACGAAGATGAACAGCCATTCGAATCCGGGACTTCGCAGCCACGGCGCGGTGACTGCGCTCGTTGCGGTCGTCGTGCTCGTCGCGGCCGGCCTGGCGACGGCGGCCGAACGACCCGTCAGCGAAAGCGGCCGCATGCCGGCCGACGGCCGCGTCGCGATCAGCAACATCGCCGGCATGGTGAAGGTCATCGGCTGGGACAAGGCCGAGATCAGCGTGACAGGCACGCTCGGCGACGACGTGGAGCGGCTCGAGTTCTCGGCCGGCGAGCGGGCCGAGGTCGAGGTCATCTACAAGAACCAGCACAAGGGACTGCGCAACCTGATGGGCAACCGAAAGGGCGAACACCACGAGTCGGTCACGATCAACGACGGCGCCGACCTGACCATCCAGGTGCCGCGGGGCTGCCGCCTCGAGGTCGAGGTGGTCGCGGCCGGCGTGGATGTCTCGGGCCTGGACGCCGTGATCGAGGTGACGTCGGTCAGTGGCGATGTCGACGTGCGCGGAGCGTGCCGTCGGCTGGAGATCGACAGCGTCAGCGGCAGCGTCGAGGTGGACGGCGCGGGAGCCGAGTCCGAAGTGTCGACCGTGTCGGGCAGCCTCAGGATCCGCTGCGACGATTCCGACCTGCAGGTGGATACCGTCACCGGCGACGCCAGCGTCGACTGCGCCAGCCTCAGGAGCCTGCAGGCCAACACGGTTAACGGGACCATCTCCATGTCGGGCCGGCCCGCTTCGGGCGCGACCATCGAGGCCGAGTCGGTCAACGGCAGCCTGACCCTTTCGGTGCCCGGCGACGTGAGCGCCGCCTTCGAGGTCACGACCTTCAACGGCGACATCGAGAACGCCTTCGGGCAGAAGCCCGAGCGCACCGACCAGTACGTGCCGGGCCAGGAACTGACCTTCACCAACGGCAGCGGCGCCGCCGACATCAAGCTGAACACCCTCAACGGCAAGATCCGCATCCTCCGGAAATAAACGACGTCAGGTTCAGTGCGGAAGCGAGAGATAGAGAGGTGGGCGGGCTATCCGCAGCGCCGAAGGCGCGAGGACTGCCCGCCCACCTCTCTATCTCTCGCTTCCACCCTAGAACGTGACGTCGCGGCCCGCGTTCTCCTTCTCGAGCCAGGCCTGCAGCGGGGCGAAATATTCCAGAAGGGCGGCGCTGGAGAGGTCCTCGCCGGTGGCTTCGCGCATGACCTGCGCCCAGTCGCGCGTGGCGCCCAGGCGCAGGATCGAGTCCAGGTACTGCCCGGTCTGCCGGCTGCCGTAGTAGTTCGCCGCGTGCACGTCCTGCGCCAGGATCTCGCGGCAGATGTACCGGTGCAGCTGGTGCAGGATGACTTCGCTGATCGCGTAGTCGTAGTACTGCGCCGGGTCGTCGATGACATGGGTCTTCGTGGCCGCGTCGCACCACTGCTCGCCGCGCGGCGTCGGCGGCTCCAGGCCCTGGTAGCGCGCGGCATATTCCCACCAGCGGGTGTTGTACAGGTTGCGCGGCAGGTCCTTTTCGTAGAGGTCGTATTCCCAGTGCGTCATCGTGCCGCAGGCGAAAGGAAGGAACGTCACCGGTCCGGTCAGCGCCTGGTTGAGGAGCCAGCGGATCTCGTCGGGAGCCTCGCCCGGTGCCAGCAGGCCGGCCTGCTCGAGATAGGGGACCTGTCCGGCTGCCAACTCGATCAGCGTGCCGATGCCCTCATGGAAGGCGCGGTTGGCGCCCTCGCGCAGGATGGGCGGCACCTCGGGACGACTGTAGGCCAGATAGTAGTACACGTGGCCCAGTTCGTGGTGCGTGGTGCTGAACCAGTCGAAGTCGGCTTTCACGCTCATCAGCGCGCGCACGTCCTGGTCCAGGTCCACGTGCCAGGCCGAGGCATGCGTGTTCTTGCGTCGTGTTGCATCGGGCGGCAATTCGTAGAGGTCGCTGGCTGACCAGAAGCGGGGCGGCAGGTTCGGAAATCCCATCGAGACGTAGAACCGCTCGGCCTGCTCCACGAGCCAGCTGGGCTGCACATCGCGCAGCATGCGATCCATGTCGACGCCCTCGACGATGCCCGGCCACGCCTGGCCGTAGCGGTTGTCCAGCCAGTGCGCCGGGATCCGCTTGGGCACCGGTTCCCCGTATCGGGCGGCCAGTTCGTGGCGTGTCCAGCAGTGCAGCTGCTGGTACAGGGGCATGATGCCGGCCACCAGTTCGTCCATCAGGGTCAGCATCTCGTCGGCGCCCAGCCCGTAGTTGTCGGTCTCCAGGGCGAAATACGACGAATAACCCATCTCTCGCGCCACGCCGTTGCGCAGGCCCTGCAGGTCCACGAGCAGGTCCTTCAGGCGCGGACCGACGTCCTTGCTGCATTCCCAGGCGGCCTGTCGAAACGCCAGGTCGCGGCTGCCGGCGACGAGGTCGTCCAGCTGGTTGGGGGTCACCACGCGTTCGGGGCGGCCGGGAACGCGAAGGATCCAGTTGCCCGCGTACAGGCTGTCGGTAGCCTGGGCCTCGGTCGTGATCAGCGTGCCCACGCGCTCCCCGACCGGCGCCGGGTAGTGGGCGGCCAGTCGCCAGGCAGCGTCCAGCTGGCGTCCCTGCAGCGGCGTGGCGTCGGCCCGGCCGCGCATCTGTTCCAGCTGCTCGATCACCGCGGCACTGCCCACGAAACCGCCCAGGGCCTGGCCGGCCTCGATGCGGGCACGCGTGTTGGCCTCGCCGATGTCGGACTCGGCGGCGAACTTGGCGCCCTCGGCCGCGGTCCACAGGCGCCGGTACTCGTCGTTGTAGTGCGTGAGGAAGGCGGCCACGTCCTCGGGCCCGCCCTGCTCGGGCACCAGCGCGGGCACCAGCGGCGCCACGGTTGCCGGCGCCGGCTTGAGGTCGTGGCCGGGCTCCGGCCCGGCCCCAGCGTCGCCGCGGTTCAGGTACCAGATGGACATGACGCCGGCCGCGAGCATGGCCATGCCGAGGCCAGCGAGGGTGCGCGGTTGCATGGGTCGCGTTCCTTTGCCGGAGTGGGGTCAGGGACCGGCCGGGCGGCAGGCGGCGGGGGGGGCCGCCGCCCGGCGGGACAGCGTCTACTGTGCCACAGGGTCCCCGGTGAGGAAAGCCCCGTGTGGCCGGGCCGCGAGCCGGGCGCCCGCCGGCAGGAAAAAGGGGCCGCGCCGTGGCGCAGCCCCTCATGGGAACAGGACCGTGAATCAGGCTCAGGCCCGGGCAGCGGAGCTGGCCAGCAGCTTGTTGTACTGCCGCGCCACGCGCTGCTTCCAGGCGCCGCGGTGCCAGGCGTCGCTGACCATCAGCGGCAGCACCAGCGTGGCCTCGGCCCACACCATCTGCTCGAAGGCGGTGTCGACCTTGCCCCACGAGCAGGCCTCCTGCAGCGTGGAACCGCTCAGGGCGCCGTCGCGCTCGTCGGCCACCGTGATCTGCAGGGCGTACTTGTGCATCGGCTTCTCCTCGCCCAGGATGTCGGTGGCGACCACCACGTCCTGGGTGAAGTTCTTCGGCACGCCGCCGCCGATCATGAAGATGCCGGTTTCGCCGCACTCGAGCTTGATGCGCGTCAGCTCGCGGAAGTCGGCCACCGAGTCGATGGTCAGGTACTTCTCGCTGTGCCACTGGTGGTGCACCAGCCCGAAGCCCGCCGAGCAGTCGCTGAAGGCGGGGCAGAAGATGGGCACGTCCTTCTTCCAGGCCGCGTGCACGATCGAGTGCTCGCAACCGAGGCCGCGCTTGTCGAGCCAGGCGCCCATGGCCTGGATGAACTCGCGCGAGGAATAGGCGCGTGGCTCCAGCGTGCCGGCGATTTCGGCGATCGCCATGTCGCATTCGCGCAGCTCGTCCTCGTCGATGTACGTGTCGTAGATGCGGTCGATGCCCATCTCGCGCAGCTTCTGGTCGTCGACGGCGTGCGGCGCGCCCTTGTAGTGGCGGAAGCCCATGCCCTCGAAGAAGTCCTGGTCGACGATGTTGGCGCCGGTCGAGACAATGGCATCGACCATGTTGTTCTCGACCATCAACGCGAGCGCGTCCTTGAGGCCGGCGCTGCACAGCGAGCCGGCAAGGGTCAGGATGACGCTGCACTCGCGGTCGGCCAGCATCTGGTTGAGGATGCCGGTCGCGCGCGACAGGTTGCGGGCCTGGAAGGCCATGTCGCCATAGGCCTGGATCAGCGGACGCGCGTCGAAGGCCTTGACGTCAACGTGGCGCAGGACATCGGACAGGATTTCTTTCTTGTTCAACGGGGCTCTCCTTTTCCGGACTGCAGGACGAAGGCCATCAGCTGGTACACCAGCCGGGCGGCCAGGAAATCGGGGGCCCGGTTCTCGGGCCGCGGCATCAGCTCCACGACGTCGAACCCGACCACCTGCCGTTCGCGGCACACCGCCTTGAGCAGGCCCTTCAACTGGCGGTAGCTGAGGCCGCCGGGCTCGGGCGTGCCGGTCGACGGCATTTCCGACGGGTCCAGCACGTCCAGGTCTATCGTGATGTAGACCGGCCCCTTGATCCGCTCGAGGATCCGGCGTGCCGTCGTGTCCACATCGTCGATCTCGTGGGCGAAGATCGTCCGCCCGGGCACAAGCTTCGCGCGCTCGGCGACGTCCATGCTGCGGATGCCGACAGCCACATATTCGGCGCATTCGGCCGCCCGCGCCATGACGCAGGCGTGGTTGCACTTCGAGCCCTCGTACTGGTCGCGGCTGTCGCCGTGGGCGTCGAACTGCAACACGGTCAGTCCCGGCCACTTGGCGGCGTGGGCCTGGATCAGGCCGATCGACACCGAATGTTCCCCGCCCAGGCCCACGACCGTGCGGCCGTCAGCCAGCAGCGCCGTCGCCTCGGCGCGGACCGACTCGACCATCGCCTCCGGCGTCTCGAAGCCCACCTGCGGCGCCATGGTCACGATGCCCGCGAGCCAGGGTTCCGAGTCGGTCTCGATGTCGTACAGTTCCATGTTGGCCGAGGCGGCCAGCAGGGCCTCGGGGCCCTTGTCGGCGCCCTTCTGCCAGGTCGAGGTGCCGTCGTAGGGGATGGGCAGCACGGCGAACCGCGCACCAGCATACACCGGGGCTTCCGGCAGACCGCCGAAAGCCCCGGGATCTTCGTTAAGATCCCGGGTCATGGGCAAACCAACTTTCGGCGTGGATACCGGATCTGCGGGGAGGGACTAGTCGTCGTCCTTTTCCCAGTCATCGCCTTCGACCTCGAAGTCGTCGTCTTCGTCGATGTCGAAGTCGTCCTCGTCGATATCGAAGTCGTCGTCGTCGTCCAGATCGTCGTCGTCCTCCAGCTCGGCGTCGTCGACGTCGTCGTCGTCGTCGCTGCGGGCACGCTTGGGCAGTTTCTGGCCCGGGCGGCTCGTGCCGTCCCGCTTGAACTTCTCGCGGGAGGCCTCGTCGTACTTCCGCTTGTTGCGTGGCTTGGATTCACCCTTTTTGGATTCGCCCTTGCCGTCACCGCGCAAGCTCTGCGTCACCAACATCGCTCGGACCTCCTAAGGCCGGGCTGGTCGGACAGGACATCCGGTCTCACTGAATTTCGGGGGCGATACGTCAAAACGGCCCGCCCGGGGGATGAGCCGGCAAAAGGTAGAGGTAGCGGAAACCCGGTGTCAAGAGCCTATCGGCTGTTTTTTTGCGCCCGGGCCAAGTCGGGTATTGCCAGCGCCCTCGGGCTTGATCTATGTTCTCGCGCCAAATCCCCGGATGCCGCGCCAGGGCGGCCTTTCCGGGGCGTGGCCCGTGCGGGACAGGCGGTTACGGAGGTTTGGCGGGTGCCGGAAAGTATCTACATCGAGGAGTGCGAACTCGGGCGCGGCATCTTCGCGGCCCGGGCCATCCGCAAGGGCGAGATCATCACCAGCTTCCGCGGGCCGCGCTTCGACCTCGACGACCCGATCCACCACACCGAGCGGGCCTCGATGCTGCTCCAGACGGGGTCCCGCACCTACATCCTGCCGGAAAGCCCGTCGGTCTACGTCAATCATTCGTGTGTTCCGAACGCCGGGCTGGTGGGCAACCGCAGGCTCGTCGCCCTGACCGACATCCTGCCGGGCGAACAGGTGACGTTCGACTATTCCACGAGCATGGACGACGGGCTGTGGTCCATGGAATGCCGCTGCGGCCATCGCGAATGCCGCGGGCTCATCGAAGACTTCCGGCACCTGCCGCGCCGCCTCCAGCAGCACTACCTGGAGTTGGGCGTCGTCCAGGGGTTCATCGCGCGGCGCTATCGGCAGCGTCCGGATGCGCAGGAGTCGTTCGCCGATCGGGCCATCGCCTGAGCGACCGTCCGCTCAGCCGCCCACGAATTCCAACTGGTCCACCTTCGGGATCAGCCCGGCGGCGTGTCCGCGCCCCAGCAGTTCGGTGATGGCTGCCCGCCCGCGCTCGCCGTAGTCGAGCGTCCAGTCGTTCACGTACATGCCCACGAACTCGTCGGCCAGCTCCACGCCCATGTCGCGTGCCCAGCCCAGCGCGTAGTCCAGCGCGGCCGCCCGGTTGTCCAGGCTGTAGCGGATCGAGGCCGTGAGGATGTCGCTGATATCCTTCATTGCCGCGCCGTGCCGCTTGTGGATGGCGTTGCCGCCCAGCGGCAGCGGCCAGTCCCGGCGCCCGGTCGTCTCCCACCACCACCGGCCCAGGTTCAGGCACTCGACCAGCCCCGCCTCACGGTAGGTGAGCTGGCCCTCGTGGATGATCAGGCCGGCGGGAAACTCGCCTGATGCCACGCGCTCGATGATCTCGTCGAACGGCACGACCACCGGTTCGCACTTGCCGATGGCGAGCTGCAGTTCCAGCCAGGCCGAGGTCATCTTCCCCGGGATGGCGATGGTCATGCCGGCCAGGTCGGCCGGGGCGATGGCCTGCTTCGCCACCACCATCGGCCCGTACCCGAAGCCCATGCTCGCTCCCGCCGGCAGCAGCGCGTACTTGTCCAGCACGTACGCGTAGGCGTGGATGCTGATGGCCGTGATGTCCAGCTCGCCGCGCGTGGCCCGCTCGTTCAGGGTCTGGATGTCCTGCAGCACGTGCCGGAAACGGTAGGGGCCGGTCTCCAGCTTGTCCTTGGCCAGCCCGTAGAACATGAAGGCGTCGTCGGGATCGGGGCTGTGGCCGAGCGTCAGTTCGATGAGGCCGGACATGGATTCTCCTGCCGGCCGCCGGGCCGGTCGCTTGCGTTCGGGAAGGGCCGCGCCGCCTAGGAACGGCGGCGGCGCGCGAAGATCAGCCCGCCGATGATAATCAACACGGCCAGCCCGGCCAAGGGCAGGGGCAGGCCGCGCTTCTTCGCCGCACCGGTGGTGGCCGGCAACTCGCCTGCGGGGGCCGCGCTGTCGGGCGCCGTCTTGAACAGCGGTTCGGGCTTGCCGGCCGGCGCGCCGGCCAGCAGGCGCAGGTTGGCGACCTGGCCGGCCGCCAGGGCGGGCCCGGCGCGGCGCACGAATCCGGGCACCGTCGTCTCGTCCGGGGCCTGCAGTTCCGTCGTCTCGACGGCCACCGAGGGCGGGGAGGTCAGCAGGCTCCAGGCGGCCACGGGCAGGTTGCTGCCCACGGGCATTTCCAGGGCGCCGTCCCACGGCGCCCGCGCGGTCAGGCGCAGGCGGTTGGTGCCGGGTGTCAACGGCATCGCCACCGTGGCCCGTGTACCGCTCAGCGTGACCGCAACCGGCGTCGGTTCCGGGCCCCGCTGGTAGCTCGCCTCGATGTCGGTGGCGCCTGCCGGCAGCATCAGATCGAAGGTGCCCGACGCCTGGTGGATCGTGACCTGCGGTCGGGCCTCGTTCGCGATCTCGACCATCAGTTCCAGTTCTGCCGTCGTCTCGCGGTAGCGCACCACCAGGTTCAGGCCCGAGATGGTTGCCGATTCCAGGCTCGTGGTCACGCCGAAGACGTCCAGCGCGACC encodes:
- a CDS encoding deoxyhypusine synthase — encoded protein: MRRICGCRHPQHGRRRAREACARADDLRPRDRRCGHDGTPDPRADQGAGLHHDRPGRAGPVGNAVDRHARARRPQLPPVEGPAQGGVPRTAGGRVRRRGADAAAREPGPRFPGRPAGVPADGLRPAVRKRRAPLNKKEILSDVLRHVDVKAFDARPLIQAYGDMAFQARNLSRATGILNQMLADRECSVILTLAGSLCSAGLKDALALMVENNMVDAIVSTGANIVDQDFFEGMGFRHYKGAPHAVDDQKLREMGIDRIYDTYIDEDELRECDMAIAEIAGTLEPRAYSSREFIQAMGAWLDKRGLGCEHSIVHAAWKKDVPIFCPAFSDCSAGFGLVHHQWHSEKYLTIDSVADFRELTRIKLECGETGIFMIGGGVPKNFTQDVVVATDILGEEKPMHKYALQITVADERDGALSGSTLQEACSWGKVDTAFEQMVWAEATLVLPLMVSDAWHRGAWKQRVARQYNKLLASSAARA
- a CDS encoding SET domain-containing protein-lysine N-methyltransferase; translation: MLLQTGSRTYILPESPSVYVNHSCVPNAGLVGNRRLVALTDILPGEQVTFDYSTSMDDGLWSMECRCGHRECRGLIEDFRHLPRRLQQHYLELGVVQGFIARRYRQRPDAQESFADRAIA
- a CDS encoding M2 family metallopeptidase, whose product is MQPRTLAGLGMAMLAAGVMSIWYLNRGDAGAGPEPGHDLKPAPATVAPLVPALVPEQGGPEDVAAFLTHYNDEYRRLWTAAEGAKFAAESDIGEANTRARIEAGQALGGFVGSAAVIEQLEQMRGRADATPLQGRQLDAAWRLAAHYPAPVGERVGTLITTEAQATDSLYAGNWILRVPGRPERVVTPNQLDDLVAGSRDLAFRQAAWECSKDVGPRLKDLLVDLQGLRNGVAREMGYSSYFALETDNYGLGADEMLTLMDELVAGIMPLYQQLHCWTRHELAARYGEPVPKRIPAHWLDNRYGQAWPGIVEGVDMDRMLRDVQPSWLVEQAERFYVSMGFPNLPPRFWSASDLYELPPDATRRKNTHASAWHVDLDQDVRALMSVKADFDWFSTTHHELGHVYYYLAYSRPEVPPILREGANRAFHEGIGTLIELAAGQVPYLEQAGLLAPGEAPDEIRWLLNQALTGPVTFLPFACGTMTHWEYDLYEKDLPRNLYNTRWWEYAARYQGLEPPTPRGEQWCDAATKTHVIDDPAQYYDYAISEVILHQLHRYICREILAQDVHAANYYGSRQTGQYLDSILRLGATRDWAQVMREATGEDLSSAALLEYFAPLQAWLEKENAGRDVTF
- a CDS encoding DUF4097 family beta strand repeat protein, encoding MNSHSNPGLRSHGAVTALVAVVVLVAAGLATAAERPVSESGRMPADGRVAISNIAGMVKVIGWDKAEISVTGTLGDDVERLEFSAGERAEVEVIYKNQHKGLRNLMGNRKGEHHESVTINDGADLTIQVPRGCRLEVEVVAAGVDVSGLDAVIEVTSVSGDVDVRGACRRLEIDSVSGSVEVDGAGAESEVSTVSGSLRIRCDDSDLQVDTVTGDASVDCASLRSLQANTVNGTISMSGRPASGATIEAESVNGSLTLSVPGDVSAAFEVTTFNGDIENAFGQKPERTDQYVPGQELTFTNGSGAADIKLNTLNGKIRILRK
- a CDS encoding ABC transporter substrate-binding protein, which gives rise to MSGLIELTLGHSPDPDDAFMFYGLAKDKLETGPYRFRHVLQDIQTLNERATRGELDITAISIHAYAYVLDKYALLPAGASMGFGYGPMVVAKQAIAPADLAGMTIAIPGKMTSAWLELQLAIGKCEPVVVPFDEIIERVASGEFPAGLIIHEGQLTYREAGLVECLNLGRWWWETTGRRDWPLPLGGNAIHKRHGAAMKDISDILTASIRYSLDNRAAALDYALGWARDMGVELADEFVGMYVNDWTLDYGERGRAAITELLGRGHAAGLIPKVDQLEFVGG